One Lacunisphaera limnophila DNA window includes the following coding sequences:
- a CDS encoding tetratricopeptide repeat protein, translating to MRPSLLLLAAWLVLPPLSAAPRHRLLLRESAIAAQAGDNPTALAQLQEAAHLRPDYPRIQLNLARIHAAMNQPAEAIAALTRLADMGLQMTVATDPGLASLRDLPAFQAVAARLTAGPAVPPATATVALVLPDVTGIIESCLLDPVTRQWYFSDVRHRCIWRRDPGTDALTRFTSPEDALDGVFKIALSPDQSTLWAATATIGVMTGPDAEDGKRTALVAIDFATGRVRARHPAPADGRKHLLGDFVIAADGSLFATDSISPIIWRLPAGGTALEPWLESDDFLSLQGLAISSDGNTLYVADYANGIWRVPLATKSPALLLAPADATFFGIDGLYAVAGGLLAVQNGISPQRVLHIEPAVAAHSPARVLALGGPELTDLALGQVLAGRFHFVSGSGWALFDPPAATAPTERTVLIHSLALE from the coding sequence ATGCGCCCTTCGCTCCTACTGTTGGCCGCCTGGCTGGTGCTCCCACCCCTGTCCGCCGCACCCCGCCACCGTCTCCTGCTCCGTGAGTCCGCCATCGCCGCGCAGGCCGGCGACAACCCCACCGCGCTCGCCCAGCTCCAGGAAGCCGCGCACCTGCGCCCCGACTACCCGCGCATCCAGCTCAATCTCGCCCGCATCCACGCCGCGATGAATCAGCCCGCCGAAGCCATCGCCGCACTCACACGCCTGGCCGACATGGGGCTGCAGATGACGGTCGCCACCGATCCGGGCCTCGCCTCGCTCCGGGATTTGCCGGCGTTTCAGGCCGTCGCCGCCCGCCTGACGGCTGGCCCCGCCGTGCCCCCGGCCACCGCCACGGTGGCATTAGTTCTCCCAGACGTCACCGGCATCATCGAAAGCTGCCTCCTCGATCCAGTAACACGGCAATGGTATTTCAGCGACGTCCGCCATCGCTGTATCTGGCGCCGCGACCCGGGCACGGACGCCCTGACTCGGTTCACCTCTCCCGAGGATGCCTTGGACGGCGTTTTCAAAATAGCCCTCTCCCCTGATCAAAGCACGCTCTGGGCCGCCACCGCCACCATCGGCGTGATGACCGGCCCCGATGCCGAGGATGGCAAACGCACCGCCCTCGTTGCGATCGACTTTGCCACCGGGCGCGTGCGCGCCCGCCACCCCGCGCCCGCGGACGGACGCAAGCACCTGCTGGGTGACTTCGTAATTGCCGCCGACGGCTCCCTCTTCGCCACCGATTCCATCTCCCCCATCATCTGGCGACTCCCGGCCGGCGGCACCGCCTTGGAGCCTTGGCTCGAAAGCGACGACTTCCTGAGCCTGCAAGGCCTCGCGATCAGTTCCGACGGCAACACCCTCTACGTCGCCGACTACGCCAACGGCATCTGGCGCGTCCCCCTGGCCACCAAGTCCCCGGCCCTCCTGCTCGCCCCGGCCGACGCCACATTCTTCGGCATCGACGGCCTCTACGCGGTCGCCGGGGGCCTGCTCGCCGTGCAAAACGGCATCTCCCCGCAACGGGTGCTGCACATCGAGCCAGCCGTCGCCGCACATTCACCCGCCCGCGTCCTCGCGCTGGGTGGACCGGAGCTGACCGACCTCGCCTTGGGTCAGGTCCTGGCTGGCCGCTTCCACTTTGTCAGCGGCAGCGGGTGGGCCTTGTTCGACCCGCCCGCCGCCACCGCACCAACGGAGCGCACCGTGCTGATCCATTCCCTGGCCCTTGAATAG
- a CDS encoding ABC transporter permease, with amino-acid sequence MKFAFRSLLKSPGFTLIALVTLALGIGVNTSMFSLIDALLFSNAPFPAAERIVMLQRTTRAGDENDFSYLEQREVREKTTAFSALSSFTRDFSAVAEPGQPAERLNGILADAEMFAAFGVQPQIGRAFSAEETQPGKDQVVLLAHGFWQERYGGDPSVIGRVLRIDGDPHTIIGVMPASFEYRFLWGDCAFWRPLAYTSEQIKGRNYRVFSLAGRLKPGGTPEQTVAELGPLAATQERDYPQDYAGLRYRALPLHEALMDDESRKISWMLLSLSGFVLLIACANLANLQLARATVSMREFAIRAALGASRSRLIAQQLTECLLLSVTGGGLGLLLALWINSLLEASIRIGEKVGTFKLPIDGGVLLLTIAASVLTGIVFGIVPAWLASRTDVVGALKSSSRGSTSGRSQHRIRHLLVIAEVTLALILLGGAGMMQRGFDRILTRETGWDTSRVLTGVLPMPEKRYETPEKRVEFYRTIEQRLTALPGVESAALTTALPLWHYGNTRQITHDGLASADPTTLPRASLVMVTARYFETLGIKLVEGRVFAADVKAGDPEQVVVNETLARQFWPDRSALGQRVGLVDGGQTKWAEVIGIVRTAESAASFTNPPSVLHVYRSVVHEPWTWIRFAVRSENPGALIESVRRAVAEVDLDLPADQLMTVGQFVDRQQHNLVVVAQLLGGFALLGLALASVGLYGVISNIVAQRTGEFGIRLALGAKPADVLKLVLNQGLVLTAIGLVLGAAGAYGLGRFLASFMPRMIEPDPLTLTATAFLLFLVAALACWLPARRATKVDPLEALRAE; translated from the coding sequence ATGAAGTTCGCCTTCCGCTCCCTGCTCAAGTCACCGGGTTTCACCCTGATCGCCTTGGTGACGCTCGCCCTCGGCATTGGCGTGAACACGTCGATGTTCAGCCTGATCGACGCGCTGCTCTTCAGCAACGCGCCGTTCCCCGCCGCCGAGCGAATCGTCATGCTCCAGCGCACGACCCGCGCCGGCGACGAGAACGACTTCTCCTACCTCGAGCAACGCGAGGTCCGGGAAAAGACCACCGCCTTCTCCGCCCTCTCCTCCTTCACCCGCGACTTCTCGGCCGTCGCCGAACCCGGCCAGCCCGCCGAGCGCCTCAACGGCATCCTCGCGGACGCTGAAATGTTCGCCGCCTTCGGCGTCCAGCCCCAAATCGGACGCGCCTTCTCCGCCGAGGAAACCCAGCCGGGCAAGGATCAGGTGGTGCTGCTGGCCCACGGCTTCTGGCAGGAGCGTTACGGCGGCGATCCTTCCGTCATCGGCCGCGTGCTCCGCATCGACGGCGATCCGCACACCATCATCGGCGTGATGCCCGCCAGCTTCGAATACCGCTTTCTCTGGGGGGACTGCGCCTTCTGGCGTCCGCTCGCCTACACGTCGGAACAGATCAAGGGCCGCAACTACCGGGTCTTCAGCCTCGCCGGTCGCCTCAAGCCCGGCGGCACGCCGGAGCAAACCGTGGCCGAGCTCGGTCCGCTCGCCGCCACGCAGGAGCGCGACTACCCGCAGGATTACGCGGGCCTCCGCTACCGGGCGCTCCCGCTCCATGAGGCGCTGATGGACGACGAGAGCCGCAAGATCTCCTGGATGCTGCTCAGCCTCTCCGGCTTTGTGCTGCTCATCGCCTGCGCCAACCTCGCCAATCTCCAGCTCGCCCGCGCCACCGTCTCCATGCGCGAGTTCGCCATCCGCGCCGCCCTCGGCGCCTCCCGCTCCCGCCTCATCGCCCAGCAGCTCACCGAGTGCCTGCTTCTGTCCGTCACCGGCGGCGGGCTCGGCCTTCTCCTCGCCCTCTGGATCAACAGCCTCCTCGAGGCCAGCATCCGCATCGGCGAGAAGGTCGGCACCTTCAAGCTGCCCATCGACGGGGGCGTGCTCCTGCTCACCATCGCCGCCTCCGTCCTCACCGGGATCGTCTTCGGCATCGTGCCCGCCTGGCTGGCCTCCCGCACCGATGTCGTCGGCGCCCTGAAATCCTCTTCCCGCGGCTCTACGTCCGGCCGCAGCCAGCACCGCATCCGCCACCTGCTGGTCATCGCCGAGGTCACCCTCGCCCTCATTCTGCTCGGCGGCGCCGGCATGATGCAGCGCGGCTTTGACCGTATCCTCACGCGCGAGACCGGGTGGGATACCAGCCGGGTCCTCACCGGCGTTCTGCCCATGCCGGAGAAGCGCTACGAAACTCCCGAAAAACGTGTCGAATTCTACCGCACCATCGAGCAGCGCCTCACCGCCCTGCCCGGCGTCGAAAGCGCCGCCCTGACCACCGCCCTGCCCCTCTGGCATTATGGCAACACCCGCCAGATCACGCACGACGGCCTCGCTTCCGCCGATCCCACGACGCTCCCCCGGGCCAGCCTCGTCATGGTCACCGCGCGCTACTTCGAAACTCTGGGCATCAAGCTGGTCGAGGGCCGGGTCTTCGCCGCCGATGTCAAGGCGGGCGATCCCGAGCAGGTCGTGGTCAACGAGACCCTCGCCCGGCAGTTCTGGCCGGACCGGAGCGCCCTCGGCCAGCGCGTGGGCCTGGTCGACGGCGGACAGACCAAATGGGCCGAGGTCATCGGCATCGTCCGCACCGCCGAGTCCGCGGCCAGCTTCACCAATCCCCCCAGCGTCCTGCACGTCTACCGCTCCGTCGTGCACGAACCCTGGACCTGGATCCGCTTCGCCGTGCGCAGTGAGAACCCGGGCGCCCTGATCGAGAGCGTGCGGCGCGCCGTCGCCGAGGTGGATCTCGACCTTCCGGCCGACCAGCTGATGACCGTCGGCCAGTTCGTGGACCGCCAGCAGCACAACCTCGTCGTCGTCGCCCAGCTCCTCGGCGGCTTCGCCCTGCTCGGTCTCGCCCTCGCCTCGGTCGGCCTCTACGGCGTGATCTCCAACATCGTCGCCCAGCGCACCGGCGAATTCGGCATCCGGCTCGCCCTCGGCGCCAAGCCCGCCGACGTGCTTAAGCTCGTGCTCAACCAGGGCCTCGTGCTCACCGCCATCGGCCTCGTGCTCGGCGCGGCTGGCGCCTACGGCCTGGGCCGCTTCCTCGCCTCCTTCATGCCCCGTATGATCGAACCGGATCCCCTGACCCTCACGGCCACGGCCTTCCTCCTCTTCCTCGTCGCCGCCCTCGCCTGCTGGCTCCCGGCGCGCCGGGCGACCAAGGTTGACCCGCTCGAGGCGCTGCGGGCCGAGTAA
- a CDS encoding ADOP family duplicated permease: protein MSSLLQDLKFSLRLLAKSPGFSAATVAVLALGIGLNTGMFTFIYNLAFSPRPLADPDRIVQVYTQNRKNPEDFRLFSLPLWRELSGRRDLFTDVMAFNHTLVGQQEGTETRRAFASIISANYFATLGVPLARGRPFTAEEERPGAALPVVIVSHAHWAKSGFAPDILGRTLRINERTYTIVGVTPVGFTGTTMLFGPEFYFPLGVFETLENFTQDEARRALDRADTYKLFLVARLAPGVERSAATAALDALGTHLEQAFPVEFKDQTVTIAPLARLGTSSAPRSEAGVLVFCSVLMGLAGSVLLIVCLNLAGLLLARGQSRRKEFAIRLALGGRRRQLVRQLCLEGLVLALLGGGLGILIAQASLDLIAASLTTRLPIGLFGLSTGSGAVLAATAVICLGATLAFSLGPALRLSRGDVLSDLKLQSGENAPAPHVAWWRPRHLLVVTQIALSLCLLIIAGVFMRTAALTTNAEHGYRADNTVVAELDSGLGGLDEARSLELFRSAQERLASLPGVQAAAIATIVPYGFVNIGRSVRRDGPALPDDAKPVTAAEGRAYDSRWNSVGADYFTAMGLALKQGRPFSPAECAQPGAPRVAVIDEILARQLWPEGDALGQFVRFNGEAHVAIGPMQVVGIVTASQTNFFEDEPSGSIYVPFAHGFASNVHFHVRPAADTEAAAEALVAPVRAVLHEAAPGVPVFKVRSFRQHKETSMEVWAVSLGSVLLVTFSGFAMLVAVVGIYSVKSYQVSRRTREIGIRMALGARPGHVQALILREGLATASLGIAAGLVLGLGLNRVFASVLVGAKPFDPVVLLGAATAFFLAATVASWLPARRATHVNPLEALRAE, encoded by the coding sequence ATGTCTTCCCTCCTGCAGGATCTGAAATTCTCCCTCCGTCTTTTGGCCAAATCCCCCGGCTTCTCCGCCGCCACCGTCGCCGTCCTGGCCCTCGGCATCGGCCTGAATACCGGGATGTTCACCTTCATCTACAACCTGGCGTTCAGCCCGCGCCCCCTCGCCGACCCCGACCGGATCGTTCAGGTCTACACCCAAAACCGGAAGAACCCCGAGGACTTCCGGCTGTTCTCCCTCCCGCTCTGGCGCGAGCTCAGCGGGCGTCGCGATCTCTTCACGGACGTCATGGCCTTCAATCATACGCTGGTCGGCCAGCAGGAGGGCACGGAGACGCGGCGGGCCTTCGCCTCGATCATCAGCGCCAACTACTTCGCCACCCTCGGCGTCCCGCTGGCGCGCGGCCGGCCCTTCACCGCGGAGGAGGAACGCCCGGGCGCGGCCCTGCCGGTCGTGATCGTCAGCCATGCCCACTGGGCCAAGTCCGGTTTCGCCCCCGACATCCTGGGCCGCACCCTGCGCATCAACGAGCGCACCTATACCATCGTCGGCGTCACCCCCGTGGGTTTCACCGGCACCACGATGTTGTTCGGGCCCGAATTCTATTTCCCGCTCGGGGTTTTCGAAACCCTGGAAAATTTCACCCAGGACGAGGCGCGCCGCGCCCTGGATCGGGCCGACACCTACAAGCTCTTCCTCGTCGCCCGGCTGGCGCCCGGGGTGGAACGCTCCGCCGCCACGGCCGCCCTTGATGCGCTCGGGACCCACCTCGAGCAGGCCTTCCCGGTGGAGTTCAAAGACCAGACCGTCACCATCGCCCCCCTCGCCCGGCTCGGCACGAGCTCGGCCCCGCGCTCGGAAGCCGGGGTCCTGGTCTTTTGCTCGGTGCTGATGGGCCTCGCTGGCTCCGTGCTCCTCATCGTCTGCCTGAACCTCGCCGGCCTCCTGCTGGCCCGTGGTCAGAGCCGGCGCAAGGAATTCGCCATCCGCCTGGCGCTGGGTGGCCGTCGGCGGCAACTCGTCCGTCAGCTCTGCCTCGAGGGCCTGGTGCTCGCCCTCCTCGGCGGCGGCCTCGGGATCCTGATCGCCCAGGCCAGCCTCGACCTGATCGCCGCCTCCCTCACGACGCGCCTGCCGATCGGCCTCTTCGGCCTTTCCACCGGCTCGGGCGCCGTGCTGGCGGCGACGGCCGTCATTTGCCTCGGCGCCACCCTCGCGTTTTCCCTCGGGCCCGCGCTGCGGCTCTCGCGCGGTGACGTGCTCTCCGACCTGAAACTGCAGTCGGGTGAGAACGCCCCCGCCCCGCACGTGGCCTGGTGGCGGCCCCGGCACCTGCTGGTGGTCACCCAGATCGCCCTGTCGCTTTGCCTCCTGATCATCGCGGGCGTCTTCATGCGCACCGCCGCCCTCACCACGAATGCCGAGCACGGCTATCGGGCGGACAACACCGTGGTCGCAGAGTTGGACTCGGGCCTGGGCGGACTCGACGAGGCGCGCAGCCTGGAACTCTTCCGCTCGGCCCAGGAACGCCTCGCCTCCCTGCCCGGCGTGCAGGCCGCCGCGATCGCCACCATCGTGCCCTACGGCTTCGTCAACATCGGCCGCTCCGTGCGGCGCGACGGCCCCGCCCTGCCGGACGACGCCAAGCCCGTCACCGCAGCCGAGGGCCGCGCTTACGACAGCCGCTGGAACTCCGTCGGCGCCGACTATTTCACCGCCATGGGGCTGGCCCTCAAGCAAGGCCGCCCGTTCTCCCCCGCCGAATGCGCGCAGCCTGGCGCGCCGCGCGTCGCGGTCATCGACGAGATCCTCGCCCGCCAGCTCTGGCCGGAGGGGGACGCCCTCGGGCAATTCGTCCGCTTTAATGGGGAAGCGCATGTCGCTATCGGCCCGATGCAGGTCGTGGGCATCGTCACCGCATCGCAGACGAACTTTTTCGAGGATGAACCCTCGGGATCGATCTACGTGCCTTTCGCCCACGGCTTCGCCTCCAACGTCCACTTTCATGTGCGCCCGGCTGCCGACACCGAAGCCGCCGCCGAGGCCTTGGTCGCCCCGGTGCGTGCCGTCCTCCACGAGGCCGCCCCCGGCGTGCCGGTGTTCAAGGTCCGCAGCTTCCGGCAGCACAAGGAAACCTCCATGGAGGTCTGGGCCGTCAGCCTCGGCTCCGTGCTGCTCGTCACCTTCTCGGGCTTTGCCATGCTGGTCGCGGTGGTCGGCATCTACTCGGTCAAGTCCTACCAGGTCTCCCGCCGCACCCGCGAGATCGGCATCCGCATGGCCCTGGGCGCGCGGCCGGGCCACGTGCAGGCGCTGATCCTGCGCGAAGGGCTGGCCACCGCCTCGCTCGGCATCGCCGCGGGCCTGGTCCTCGGCCTCGGCCTGAACCGCGTGTTCGCCTCCGTGCTTGTGGGCGCCAAGCCCTTCGATCCCGTCGTCCTGCTGGGCGCGGCCACCGCCTTCTTCCTCGCCGCCACCGTCGCCTCCTGGCTGCCCGCGCGCCGCGCCACCCACGTCAACCCGCTCGAGGCCCTCCGCGCGGAATGA
- a CDS encoding ABC transporter ATP-binding protein → MSDSPSLIKLEGVTKVFLTDEVETHALSGIHMDIRKGEYVSIAGPSGCGKSTLLSILGLLDTPSDGSYILNGRPVQGLTLPERARIRNREIGFIFQSFNLIGDLTVYENVELPLTYRGMPANERKQRVTEALEKVGMGHRAKHLPSQLSGGQQQRVAVARALAGSPAVLLADEPTGNLDSKNGDAVMELLRSLHQSGSTIVMVTHDARFARNADRTIHVFDGRVVEEQRESDPTRA, encoded by the coding sequence ATGTCCGACTCCCCCTCCCTCATCAAACTCGAAGGCGTCACCAAGGTTTTCCTCACCGACGAGGTCGAAACCCACGCTCTCTCCGGCATCCACATGGACATCCGCAAGGGCGAATACGTCTCGATCGCCGGTCCGTCGGGCTGCGGCAAGTCCACCCTCCTCTCCATTCTCGGCCTCCTCGATACCCCGAGTGACGGCAGCTACATCCTCAACGGCCGCCCGGTCCAAGGCCTCACGCTCCCCGAGCGCGCCCGCATCCGCAACCGCGAGATCGGCTTCATCTTCCAGTCGTTCAACCTCATCGGCGACCTCACCGTCTACGAGAACGTCGAGCTGCCCCTCACCTACCGCGGCATGCCCGCCAACGAGCGCAAGCAGCGCGTGACCGAGGCCCTCGAGAAGGTCGGCATGGGCCACCGCGCCAAGCACCTGCCCTCCCAGCTCTCCGGCGGTCAGCAACAGCGCGTCGCCGTCGCCCGCGCCCTGGCCGGATCCCCCGCCGTGCTCCTCGCCGACGAGCCGACCGGCAACCTCGATTCCAAGAACGGTGACGCCGTCATGGAGCTCCTGCGCTCCCTCCACCAGAGCGGCTCCACCATCGTCATGGTCACCCACGACGCCCGCTTTGCCCGCAACGCCGACCGCACCATCCACGTCTTCGACGGCCGCGTCGTCGAGGAGCAGCGGGAATCCGATCCCACCCGCGCCTGA
- a CDS encoding efflux RND transporter permease subunit: protein MNLSAPFVRRPVASTMIAVALVLSGALAYNLLPVAPLPEVDFPTIQVSAALPGASPETMAASVATPLERALGSIAGVTSISSSSRQGRVGITLEFAMGRDIDAAARDVQAAINSARGQLPAGMPGNPSYRKVNPSAAPIMALALSSPNIAPGDLYDFAATILAQKISQVHGVGEVTVGGSSLPAIRVQLNPHALAHHGIALDEVRRAISDTNSLQPRGMIESGSRQWQVQVSDQLRQAKDYLPLIIRYTDGAPVRLGDVAKVTDSVQDRYSSGFHNDQPAVLLMVSRQPGANIIATIDAINAQLPGLRALVPDDAQLAVVMDRSPSIRGTLYESQRTLVIASGLVMLVVFLFLGSPRGALIPCVAIPVSIIGTFGIMYLYGFSLNNLSLMALIVAAGLVVDDAIVVLENITRHIEQGMSPLRAAVAGAGEVGFTLLAMNLSLVVVFISILFMGGLVTELFREFSITLAAAMLVSLLVSLTLTPSLCAVWLEAKHERRSGPLRDAGARFFERLRGGYGRTLGWVLRHTTLTLLVLVGIIALNLALFYSAPKGFLPEQDTGQLGGFARGDDGFSFQVMQPKIETYRKMVMADPAVQDVMGMSGGGTGVSNAWMMIRLKPRQEREAARDVVNRLRLQAPPVPGGMLWMNVTQDIQPPRSSDAGSYDLAILTSEVALLRQWEGKIAQALQELPELTDVDTPNDGGTKQVMLHIDREAARRLGVDTRMITQVLNNSFSQRQITTLYNRLNQYRVIMELEPQYTEDPVVLDQVQVIAADGSRVPLSAFTRYDYALVEDRVQHREQFVAENIGFSLAPGVTLQEALAAVDRAMERIMLPTDVQVRMAGSAQTFQSALENQHWLILAVLVAVYLVLGILYESLVHPLTILSTLPSAGLGALLALRFTGTEFTLIAQLGLFLLIGIVMKNAILMIDVALVRERQDGLSPQAAIYEAAQLRLRPILMTNLAALLGALPLVLSTGEGVEMRRPLGLAIVGGLAVSQLLTLYTVPVVYLWLDRIRLRVRARFGRNPTAGAAAGSAVA from the coding sequence ATGAACCTCTCCGCCCCCTTTGTCCGTCGGCCCGTGGCCAGTACCATGATCGCCGTGGCGCTCGTGTTGTCAGGGGCGCTGGCCTACAATCTGTTGCCGGTGGCGCCGCTGCCCGAGGTGGACTTTCCCACGATCCAGGTCAGCGCCGCGCTGCCCGGGGCGAGTCCGGAAACAATGGCCGCCAGCGTGGCGACCCCGCTGGAACGCGCGTTGGGCAGCATCGCCGGGGTGACCTCAATCTCCTCCAGCAGCCGCCAGGGCCGGGTGGGCATCACGCTGGAGTTTGCGATGGGCCGCGACATCGACGCCGCCGCCCGCGACGTGCAGGCGGCGATCAACTCGGCGCGGGGGCAGTTGCCCGCCGGTATGCCGGGTAATCCCTCGTACCGGAAGGTGAACCCCTCGGCCGCGCCCATCATGGCGCTGGCGCTGAGTTCACCCAACATTGCGCCCGGCGACCTCTACGACTTCGCCGCCACGATCCTGGCCCAGAAGATCTCGCAGGTGCACGGGGTGGGCGAGGTGACGGTCGGGGGCAGTTCGTTGCCGGCGATCCGCGTCCAACTGAATCCCCATGCGCTGGCCCACCATGGCATCGCACTCGACGAGGTGCGCCGGGCCATCAGCGACACGAATTCCCTGCAGCCGCGGGGCATGATCGAGTCAGGGAGCCGCCAGTGGCAAGTGCAGGTCAGTGACCAGCTGCGGCAGGCCAAGGACTACCTGCCCTTGATCATCCGTTATACCGACGGCGCCCCCGTGCGGCTGGGGGATGTGGCGAAGGTCACGGACTCGGTCCAGGACCGCTACAGCAGCGGCTTTCACAACGACCAGCCGGCGGTCCTGCTCATGGTCAGCCGCCAGCCCGGGGCGAATATCATCGCCACGATCGACGCCATCAACGCGCAGTTACCGGGTCTGCGCGCCCTGGTGCCCGACGATGCCCAGCTGGCGGTGGTGATGGATCGTTCGCCCTCCATTCGCGGCACGTTGTACGAGTCGCAGCGCACGCTGGTGATCGCGTCCGGGCTGGTGATGCTCGTGGTGTTTCTTTTCCTCGGCAGCCCGCGCGGCGCGCTGATCCCGTGCGTGGCGATCCCGGTCTCCATCATCGGCACCTTCGGGATCATGTATCTCTACGGATTTTCCCTGAACAATCTGTCTCTGATGGCGCTGATCGTGGCCGCGGGGCTGGTGGTGGACGATGCGATCGTGGTGCTGGAGAACATCACCCGCCACATCGAGCAAGGGATGTCGCCGCTGCGGGCGGCGGTGGCGGGGGCCGGGGAGGTGGGGTTCACCCTGCTCGCGATGAATCTTTCGCTGGTGGTCGTGTTCATCTCGATCCTGTTCATGGGCGGGCTGGTCACCGAGCTGTTCCGCGAGTTCTCGATCACGCTGGCGGCGGCGATGCTGGTCTCGCTGCTGGTCTCGCTGACGCTCACGCCGAGCCTGTGCGCGGTTTGGTTGGAGGCCAAACACGAGCGCCGCAGCGGGCCGCTGCGGGATGCGGGGGCCCGCTTCTTTGAGCGGTTGCGGGGCGGATACGGCCGCACACTGGGCTGGGTGTTGCGGCACACCACCCTGACGCTGCTGGTCCTGGTGGGCATCATCGCGCTGAATCTGGCGCTGTTCTACAGTGCGCCGAAGGGCTTCCTGCCGGAGCAGGACACCGGGCAGCTCGGCGGGTTCGCGCGCGGGGACGACGGCTTCTCGTTCCAGGTGATGCAGCCCAAGATCGAGACTTACCGGAAAATGGTGATGGCGGACCCCGCGGTGCAGGACGTGATGGGCATGAGCGGCGGCGGCACGGGCGTCAGCAACGCCTGGATGATGATCCGGCTCAAACCGCGGCAGGAACGGGAGGCGGCCCGGGACGTGGTCAACCGGCTGCGCCTGCAGGCCCCGCCGGTGCCCGGCGGCATGCTGTGGATGAACGTGACGCAGGATATCCAGCCTCCGCGCAGTTCGGACGCGGGGTCCTACGACCTGGCGATCCTCACGAGCGAGGTGGCGCTGTTGCGGCAGTGGGAGGGGAAGATCGCGCAGGCGCTGCAGGAACTGCCGGAACTGACCGATGTGGACACCCCGAACGATGGCGGGACCAAGCAGGTGATGTTGCACATCGACCGGGAGGCAGCCCGCCGGCTCGGCGTGGACACCCGGATGATCACGCAGGTGCTGAACAATTCCTTCAGCCAGCGCCAGATCACGACCCTCTACAACCGCCTGAACCAATACCGGGTGATCATGGAACTGGAGCCGCAATATACGGAGGATCCGGTGGTGCTCGACCAGGTGCAGGTGATCGCGGCGGACGGCTCGCGGGTGCCTTTGTCGGCCTTCACGCGCTACGACTACGCGCTGGTGGAGGACCGGGTGCAGCACCGCGAGCAGTTCGTGGCGGAGAACATCGGCTTTTCGCTGGCGCCCGGCGTCACGCTGCAGGAGGCGCTGGCGGCAGTCGACCGGGCGATGGAGCGGATCATGCTGCCTACCGATGTGCAGGTGCGGATGGCGGGCTCGGCGCAGACCTTCCAGAGTGCGCTGGAGAACCAGCACTGGCTGATCCTGGCCGTACTGGTGGCCGTGTATCTGGTGCTGGGCATCCTCTACGAGAGCCTGGTGCACCCGCTGACGATCCTCTCGACCCTGCCGTCGGCGGGACTGGGGGCCTTGCTGGCGTTGCGGTTCACGGGCACGGAGTTCACCCTGATCGCCCAGCTCGGGTTGTTTTTGCTCATCGGCATCGTGATGAAGAATGCGATCCTGATGATTGACGTGGCCCTCGTGCGGGAGCGGCAGGACGGCCTGAGTCCGCAGGCGGCGATCTATGAGGCGGCGCAGCTGCGGCTCCGGCCGATCCTGATGACCAACCTGGCCGCCCTGCTGGGCGCGCTGCCGCTCGTGCTTTCGACCGGCGAAGGCGTGGAAATGCGTCGTCCCCTGGGTCTCGCGATTGTCGGTGGATTGGCGGTGAGCCAATTGCTCACGCTTTACACGGTGCCGGTGGTTTACCTGTGGCTGGACCGAATCCGGCTGCGGGTGCGGGCGCGGTTCGGGCGCAATCCCACGGCCGGGGCGGCGGCCGGGTCAGCGGTCGCCTGA